A section of the Serratia liquefaciens ATCC 27592 genome encodes:
- the yfcD gene encoding NUDIX hydrolase YfcD, producing MAEQGQAADTEWVDIVNEQNEVIAQSSRQQMRAQRLRHRATYIVVHDGMGKILVQRRTDIKDFYPGWLDATAGGVVQSGENVLDSARREAEEELGIAGVPFAEHGLFYFEEEQCRVWGALFSCVSHGPFALQEEEVVEVSWLTPEEITARCDEFTPDSLKALSLWLTRNNEQAYGKPLRDSDENA from the coding sequence ATGGCGGAACAGGGTCAGGCTGCAGATACCGAGTGGGTTGATATCGTCAACGAGCAAAATGAAGTGATTGCTCAATCCAGTCGCCAACAGATGCGTGCTCAACGGCTGCGTCATCGTGCTACCTATATTGTGGTGCATGATGGAATGGGAAAAATTCTGGTGCAGCGTCGCACCGACATTAAAGATTTCTATCCGGGTTGGCTGGACGCCACTGCCGGTGGCGTAGTGCAAAGCGGGGAGAACGTGCTGGACTCCGCTCGCCGCGAGGCGGAAGAGGAACTGGGCATTGCCGGCGTGCCTTTTGCCGAGCACGGGCTGTTCTACTTTGAAGAAGAGCAGTGCCGGGTGTGGGGGGCGCTGTTCAGCTGTGTCTCGCATGGCCCCTTTGCACTGCAGGAAGAAGAAGTGGTTGAGGTTAGCTGGCTGACGCCGGAAGAAATCACCGCCCGCTGCGACGAATTCACGCCGGACTCGTTAAAAGCGCTGTCGCTATGGCTGACGCGCAACAACGAACAGGCCTATGGCAAGCCATTGCGCGATAGCGATGAAAATGCCTGA
- the yfcE gene encoding phosphodiesterase, whose protein sequence is MKLIFASDIHGSLPATESVLERFEQSGADWLILLGDLLNHGPRNALPAGYQPAQVAEQLNRYSDKIIAVRGNCDSEVDQMLLSFPITASWQQVLLQKRRLFLTHGHLYHPSALPPLSAGDVLVYGHSHLPQAERQGEIYCFNPGSVSIPKGGFPASYGILEDGILSVVTLDGGKAVAEVALTH, encoded by the coding sequence ATGAAGCTGATATTCGCCTCTGATATACACGGTTCGCTACCCGCCACCGAAAGCGTGCTGGAACGTTTTGAGCAAAGCGGTGCCGACTGGCTGATCCTGCTGGGTGATTTGCTGAATCACGGGCCGCGAAATGCGTTGCCAGCGGGCTATCAACCGGCGCAGGTTGCTGAACAATTGAATCGCTATAGCGACAAGATCATCGCCGTTCGCGGCAACTGTGACAGTGAAGTTGATCAGATGTTATTGTCATTTCCCATCACCGCGTCTTGGCAGCAGGTGCTATTGCAAAAAAGACGATTGTTTTTAACCCACGGACACCTTTATCATCCTTCCGCACTGCCGCCGTTATCTGCCGGTGATGTGCTGGTCTACGGGCACAGCCATTTACCGCAGGCGGAACGGCAGGGCGAAATTTACTGCTTTAATCCAGGGTCGGTCAGCATTCCGAAAGGGGGCTTTCCCGCCAGCTATGGCATACTGGAGGACGGCATTTTAAGTGTGGTCACTTTGGACGGCGGCAAGGCTGTTGCAGAGGTGGCATTAACGCACTAA
- the yfcG gene encoding GSH-dependent disulfide bond oxidoreductase, with the protein MIDLYYAPTPNGHKITLFLEEVGLPYRIHRVNISAGDQFKPDFLSISPNNKIPAIVDQQPVDGGAPISLFESGEILLYLAEKTGKLLSKGLRERAATLQWLFWQVAGFGPMLGQNHHFNHYAPQPVPYAIERYHLETKRLYAVLEAELQKHPYLGGDNYSIADIATYPWVVSHPRQRIDLADYPAVRNWFERISNRPATARAYKLAEQG; encoded by the coding sequence ATGATTGACCTGTATTACGCGCCTACTCCCAATGGTCACAAAATTACCCTGTTTCTGGAGGAGGTTGGCTTACCCTACCGTATCCATCGCGTAAATATCAGCGCCGGCGACCAGTTCAAGCCGGATTTTCTGAGCATTTCACCCAACAACAAAATTCCGGCCATCGTCGACCAGCAGCCGGTTGATGGCGGTGCGCCGATCAGCCTGTTCGAATCCGGCGAAATCCTGCTGTATCTGGCGGAGAAAACCGGCAAATTGCTGAGCAAAGGCCTGCGCGAGCGTGCCGCTACGCTACAGTGGCTGTTCTGGCAAGTCGCGGGCTTTGGGCCGATGCTCGGGCAAAACCATCACTTTAACCATTACGCGCCGCAGCCGGTGCCCTACGCCATCGAACGCTACCATCTGGAAACCAAGCGTCTGTATGCCGTGTTGGAAGCCGAGCTGCAAAAACACCCGTACCTGGGCGGCGACAACTACAGCATCGCTGATATTGCGACTTACCCCTGGGTGGTGTCTCACCCACGCCAGCGCATCGATCTGGCGGATTACCCGGCGGTACGCAACTGGTTTGAACGCATCAGCAACCGTCCCGCTACCGCACGCGCCTACAAGCTGGCCGAACAGGGCTAA
- the folX gene encoding dihydroneopterin triphosphate 2'-epimerase has product MSFSQPDAIIRIKNLRLRTFIGIKEEEINNRQDILINVVIHYPADKARDSENIDDALNYRTITKAIIRHVEDNRFALLEKLTQDVLDIVKQHAWVTYAEVEIDKLLALRYADSVSMTMSYRRA; this is encoded by the coding sequence ATGTCATTCAGTCAACCCGACGCCATTATTCGTATAAAAAACCTGCGGTTGCGTACTTTCATCGGTATCAAGGAAGAAGAAATTAACAATCGTCAGGACATCCTGATTAACGTAGTGATCCACTACCCGGCGGATAAAGCGCGCGACAGTGAAAATATCGACGACGCGCTCAATTACCGCACCATCACCAAAGCCATCATCCGCCATGTGGAAGATAACCGCTTCGCCCTGCTGGAAAAATTAACTCAGGATGTGCTCGATATCGTGAAACAACATGCCTGGGTAACCTATGCTGAAGTAGAGATAGATAAACTACTGGCCCTGCGCTACGCCGACTCGGTTTCGATGACCATGAGCTATCGCCGGGCCTGA
- a CDS encoding TIGR01777 family oxidoreductase, with the protein MRILITGATGLIGSSLTRRLLGLSHQVTVLSRNVPHARERFGEQVSYWSTLQDQPSLDGFDAVINLAGEPIADKRWSKAQKERLCHSRWDLTEQLVKLINAGSTPPSVLISGSATGYYGDQGQAVVTEDEAPHDEFTHQLCQRWESLALQAQSDATRVCLLRTGVVLAAKGGALAKMLPLFRFGLGGPIGSGRQYLPWIHLDDMVNGIIYLLDHQTLQGPFNMVAPYPVHNEQFAAQLANVLDRPAFLRVPAFAMHLLMGEAAVLVLGGQRAVPKRLEEAGFSFRFLELEQALDDVINQRDPVR; encoded by the coding sequence ATGCGGATCCTGATCACCGGCGCCACAGGATTGATAGGGAGCAGCCTGACGCGGCGGCTGTTGGGCCTTTCTCACCAAGTCACGGTGCTGAGCCGTAACGTGCCCCACGCTCGTGAGCGCTTCGGTGAACAGGTCAGCTACTGGTCAACGTTGCAGGATCAGCCTTCGCTCGATGGCTTTGACGCCGTGATCAACCTGGCCGGCGAGCCGATCGCCGACAAGCGCTGGAGTAAGGCGCAGAAAGAACGCCTGTGCCACAGCCGTTGGGATCTGACCGAGCAGTTGGTGAAATTGATTAACGCCGGCAGTACCCCGCCCAGCGTGCTGATTTCCGGTTCCGCGACCGGTTATTACGGCGATCAGGGCCAGGCGGTGGTCACCGAAGACGAAGCGCCGCATGACGAGTTCACCCATCAACTGTGTCAACGTTGGGAATCGTTGGCGTTGCAGGCGCAAAGCGATGCCACCCGCGTCTGTCTGCTGCGCACCGGCGTAGTGCTGGCGGCAAAAGGCGGCGCGCTGGCGAAGATGCTGCCGCTGTTCCGCTTCGGTCTGGGCGGGCCCATCGGCAGTGGCCGTCAATACCTGCCGTGGATCCACCTGGACGACATGGTCAATGGCATTATCTATTTGCTGGATCACCAGACCCTGCAAGGCCCTTTCAATATGGTTGCCCCCTACCCGGTCCACAACGAGCAGTTTGCCGCTCAGTTGGCCAACGTGCTCGATCGACCGGCATTTTTGCGCGTACCGGCATTCGCCATGCATTTATTGATGGGGGAAGCGGCAGTGTTGGTCTTGGGTGGGCAACGTGCGGTGCCGAAACGGCTGGAAGAGGCAGGCTTCAGCTTCCGCTTTCTGGAGCTGGAGCAGGCGCTGGATGATGTGATCAATCAGCGGGACCCAGTCCGCTGA
- the hisP gene encoding histidine ABC transporter ATP-binding protein HisP codes for MSENKLAVTELHKRYGEHEVLKGVSLAANAGDVISIIGSSGSGKSTFLRCINFLEKPSEGSISLNNEDIRMVRDKDGQLKVFDKKQLQLLRTRLTMVFQHFNLWSHMTVLENVMEAPVQVLGLSKTEARERAIRYLDKVGIDERARGKYPVHLSGGQQQRVSIARALAMEPEVLLFDEPTSALDPELVGEVLRIMQKLAEEGKTMVVVTHEMEFARHVSSHVIFLHKGLIEEQGPPAELFGNPKSPRLQQFLSGALK; via the coding sequence ATGTCTGAGAATAAATTAGCCGTCACCGAACTGCATAAGCGCTATGGCGAACACGAAGTGTTGAAAGGCGTATCGCTGGCGGCTAACGCAGGGGATGTGATTAGCATCATCGGCTCTTCCGGGTCCGGTAAAAGTACCTTTTTACGCTGCATTAACTTCCTGGAAAAGCCGAGTGAAGGGTCCATTAGCCTGAACAATGAAGATATCCGCATGGTGCGCGACAAGGACGGGCAGCTTAAGGTGTTCGACAAGAAACAGCTGCAGCTGCTGCGTACCCGCCTGACCATGGTGTTTCAGCACTTCAACCTGTGGAGCCACATGACGGTGCTGGAGAACGTGATGGAAGCACCGGTGCAGGTGCTGGGGTTGAGCAAGACCGAGGCGCGTGAGCGCGCGATACGCTATCTGGATAAGGTCGGCATCGATGAACGTGCCCGCGGCAAATACCCGGTGCACCTGTCCGGCGGGCAGCAGCAGCGCGTGTCGATCGCCCGGGCGTTGGCGATGGAGCCGGAAGTTTTACTGTTTGATGAACCGACGTCGGCGCTGGATCCGGAACTGGTAGGGGAAGTGCTGCGCATCATGCAAAAGCTGGCGGAAGAGGGGAAAACCATGGTGGTGGTGACGCACGAGATGGAGTTTGCTCGCCACGTGTCCAGCCACGTGATTTTCCTGCACAAAGGGCTGATTGAAGAGCAGGGGCCACCGGCCGAACTGTTTGGCAATCCGAAAAGCCCGCGTTTGCAGCAGTTTCTTTCCGGCGCATTAAAATAA
- a CDS encoding ABC transporter permease: MIEILQQYWQSLLWSDGYRFTGVAVTLWLLISSVVMGGLLAIPMAVARVSSISWVRFPVWLYTYIFRGTPLYVQLLVFYSGMYSLEIVRGTDFLNAFFRSGLNCTILALTLNTCAYTTEIFAGAIRAVPHGEIEAANAYGFSRFKMYRCIILPSALRTALPAYSNEVILMLHSTALAFTATVPDLLKIARDINAATYQPFYAFGIAAVLYLIISYGLISLFRKAEKRWMAHVNH, translated from the coding sequence ATGATCGAAATTTTGCAACAGTATTGGCAGTCGTTGTTGTGGAGCGACGGTTATCGCTTTACCGGCGTGGCGGTCACGCTGTGGTTGCTGATCTCCTCGGTGGTGATGGGCGGTTTGCTGGCGATCCCAATGGCGGTGGCGCGCGTTTCCTCCATCAGCTGGGTGCGTTTCCCGGTATGGCTGTATACCTACATTTTCCGCGGCACGCCGTTGTATGTGCAATTGCTGGTGTTCTACTCCGGCATGTACAGCCTGGAAATCGTGCGTGGTACGGACTTCCTCAACGCCTTCTTCCGCAGCGGGCTCAACTGCACCATTTTGGCGCTGACGCTGAACACCTGTGCCTATACCACCGAAATCTTCGCCGGGGCTATTCGCGCGGTACCGCATGGTGAAATCGAGGCAGCCAATGCCTATGGTTTCTCACGCTTTAAAATGTATCGCTGCATCATTTTACCTTCCGCGCTGCGCACCGCGTTGCCGGCCTACAGCAACGAAGTGATCCTGATGTTGCACTCTACCGCGCTGGCGTTTACCGCCACCGTGCCGGATCTGCTGAAGATAGCGCGTGACATCAATGCGGCGACCTATCAACCGTTTTATGCCTTCGGCATTGCGGCGGTGCTGTATCTGATTATCTCCTACGGGTTAATCAGCCTGTTCCGCAAGGCGGAAAAGCGCTGGATGGCACACGTTAATCACTGA
- a CDS encoding histidine ABC transporter permease HisQ has product MLQGYSQLIFEGALVTLELALSSVLLAVVIGLIGAGGKLSHNRLLSTLFGAYTTLIRGVPDLVLMLLIFYGLQIALNNITELLGFSQIDIDPLSAGIITLGFIYGAYFTETFRGAFLAVPKGQIEAATAYGFSGSQIFRRILFPAMMRFALPGIGNNWQVILKATALVSILGLNDVVKATQLAGKGTYQPFFFAIVAGVVYLVFTTVSNGVLLWLERRYSLGVRRAEL; this is encoded by the coding sequence ATGCTGCAAGGCTACTCCCAATTGATATTTGAGGGCGCTCTGGTGACGCTGGAGCTGGCCCTCAGTTCCGTACTGCTGGCGGTGGTGATTGGTTTGATCGGCGCCGGTGGCAAGCTTTCCCATAACCGCCTGCTTTCCACGCTGTTTGGCGCTTATACCACGCTGATCCGTGGCGTACCCGATCTGGTACTGATGCTGCTGATTTTCTACGGCCTGCAAATTGCACTTAACAACATCACCGAACTGCTTGGTTTTTCGCAAATCGATATTGATCCGCTCAGCGCGGGGATCATCACCCTCGGGTTTATCTACGGTGCCTATTTCACTGAGACTTTTCGTGGGGCCTTTTTGGCGGTGCCGAAAGGGCAGATAGAAGCGGCCACCGCCTACGGTTTTTCCGGTTCGCAAATATTCCGCCGCATTCTGTTCCCTGCCATGATGCGTTTTGCCCTGCCGGGCATCGGCAATAACTGGCAGGTGATCCTGAAGGCGACGGCGCTGGTGTCAATTCTGGGCCTGAACGACGTGGTGAAGGCCACCCAGCTGGCCGGTAAAGGCACCTATCAGCCGTTCTTCTTTGCGATCGTGGCAGGAGTGGTTTATCTGGTCTTCACCACCGTGTCCAATGGCGTGCTGTTGTGGCTTGAACGGCGTTATTCCCTCGGCGTCCGGAGGGCTGAGCTATGA
- the hisJ gene encoding histidine ABC transporter substrate-binding protein HisJ, giving the protein MKKLVKVLPLVLALSAASSAFAAVPSTLKIGTDPTYAPFESKNAKGELVGFDIDLAKELCKRINTQCTFVESDFDALIPSLKAKKIDAIISSLSITEKRQQEIAFTDKLYAANARLIAPKGSKLLPTVDALKGKSVGVLQGTTQEAYANAMWQPKGITVVPYQNQDLVYADLASGRIDAAFQDEVAGSDGFLKQPPGKDYAFAGESVKDDKFFGVGTGMGLRKTDTELKAALDKAFAEMRKDGTYDKFAKKYFDFDVYGG; this is encoded by the coding sequence ATGAAAAAGCTGGTTAAGGTTCTTCCTTTAGTCTTGGCTTTAAGCGCGGCAAGCAGCGCATTTGCCGCCGTACCATCGACCTTGAAGATAGGTACCGATCCGACCTATGCACCCTTTGAGTCCAAAAATGCCAAAGGTGAGCTGGTCGGCTTTGATATCGATCTGGCCAAAGAGCTGTGCAAACGCATAAATACCCAATGTACCTTTGTGGAAAGCGATTTTGACGCGCTGATCCCTTCCCTGAAGGCGAAGAAAATTGACGCCATCATCTCTTCTTTGTCGATCACCGAAAAACGCCAGCAGGAAATTGCCTTTACCGACAAGCTGTATGCCGCTAACGCCCGCCTGATCGCGCCGAAAGGGTCGAAACTGTTGCCTACCGTGGATGCGCTGAAAGGCAAGAGCGTCGGCGTGCTGCAGGGCACCACTCAGGAAGCCTATGCCAACGCCATGTGGCAACCTAAGGGCATCACCGTTGTGCCTTATCAGAACCAGGATTTGGTCTACGCCGACCTGGCATCCGGCCGTATCGATGCCGCCTTCCAGGATGAAGTCGCAGGGAGTGATGGCTTCCTGAAACAGCCTCCAGGCAAGGATTACGCTTTCGCCGGCGAATCGGTGAAGGATGACAAATTCTTTGGCGTAGGCACCGGCATGGGCCTGCGCAAGACCGATACCGAGCTCAAGGCGGCGCTGGATAAGGCCTTTGCCGAAATGCGCAAAGACGGCACCTACGACAAGTTTGCGAAGAAATACTTCGACTTTGACGTCTACGGCGGTTAA
- a CDS encoding UbiX family flavin prenyltransferase has product MKRIIIGISGASGAIYGVRLLQVLRDVAEVETHLVMSNAARQTLSLETALSLREVQALADVVHDSRDIGASISSGSFKTIGMVILPCSIKTLSGIANSYSDGLLTRAADVVLKERRRLVLCVRETPLHVGHLRLMTQAAEMGAVIMPPVPAFYHRPESVEDIIDQTVNRVVDQFDIELPKDLFSRWQGAN; this is encoded by the coding sequence ATGAAACGAATCATCATCGGTATTTCCGGCGCCAGCGGCGCTATCTACGGCGTGCGCCTGCTGCAGGTATTGCGTGACGTCGCAGAGGTGGAAACCCATTTGGTGATGAGTAATGCAGCGCGACAAACGCTGTCGCTGGAAACCGCACTCAGCCTGCGCGAAGTGCAGGCGCTGGCCGATGTGGTACATGACTCGCGCGATATTGGCGCCAGCATCTCTTCCGGATCGTTCAAAACTATCGGGATGGTGATTTTACCTTGCTCAATCAAAACGTTGTCCGGTATCGCCAACAGCTACAGCGATGGTCTGCTGACGCGCGCCGCTGACGTGGTGCTGAAAGAGCGTCGCCGGTTGGTGCTGTGCGTGCGTGAAACTCCGCTGCACGTGGGCCACCTGCGCCTGATGACTCAAGCGGCAGAAATGGGGGCCGTCATTATGCCGCCGGTGCCGGCGTTTTATCACCGCCCCGAAAGCGTAGAAGACATCATCGACCAAACGGTGAACCGGGTGGTCGATCAGTTCGATATTGAATTACCCAAAGATTTATTTTCCCGCTGGCAAGGTGCCAATTAA
- the purF gene encoding amidophosphoribosyltransferase has translation MCGIVGIAGFMPVNQSIYDALTVLQHRGQDAAGIVTIDAHNGFRLRKANGLVKDVFEARHMQRLQGNMGIGHVRYPTAGSSSASEAQPFYVNSPFGITLAHNGNLTNAHELRQTLFESGRRHVNTTSDSEILLNVLASELDRFQHYPLESDNVFTAVAAMHQQLRGAYACVAMIIGHGLLAFRDPNGIRPLVIGKRTLEDGRNEYMVASESVALDTLGFEFLRDVAPGEAVYITDKGQLFTRQCAENPKTNPCLFEYVYFARPDSFMDKISVYSARVRMGQKLGEKIAREWEDLDIDVVIPIPETSCDIALEIARILDKPYRQGFVKNRYVGRTFIMPGQQARRQSVRRKLNANRAEFRDKNVLLVDDSIVRGTTSEQIVEMARDAGAKRVYLASAAPEIRFPNVYGIDMPSANELIAHGREVDEIRQIIGADGLIFQNLDDLIEAVREENPDISQFECSVFNGIYVTKDVDQSYLEYLESLRNDDAKEMRSQTEAENLEMHNEG, from the coding sequence ATGTGCGGTATTGTCGGTATCGCCGGTTTTATGCCGGTAAACCAGTCGATTTATGATGCGTTGACGGTGCTACAGCACCGTGGCCAGGATGCCGCAGGCATCGTCACCATCGATGCCCATAACGGGTTCCGTCTGCGTAAGGCAAACGGTCTGGTGAAGGATGTGTTCGAGGCACGCCATATGCAGCGCTTGCAGGGCAACATGGGTATTGGCCATGTGCGCTACCCGACGGCTGGCAGCTCCAGTGCCTCAGAGGCTCAACCTTTCTATGTAAACTCACCGTTCGGCATTACGCTGGCACACAACGGCAACCTGACCAACGCCCATGAACTGCGTCAAACGCTGTTTGAAAGCGGTCGCCGCCATGTCAACACCACCTCCGATTCCGAGATTTTGCTGAACGTGCTGGCCAGCGAGCTGGACCGTTTCCAACACTATCCGCTGGAGTCCGACAACGTATTCACCGCCGTTGCCGCCATGCACCAGCAGCTGCGCGGCGCTTACGCCTGCGTCGCGATGATCATCGGCCATGGCCTGCTGGCGTTCCGTGACCCTAACGGCATCCGCCCGCTGGTGATTGGCAAACGCACGCTTGAAGACGGCCGCAACGAGTATATGGTGGCTTCCGAGAGCGTGGCGTTGGATACGCTGGGCTTCGAGTTCCTGCGCGATGTGGCGCCTGGGGAAGCGGTGTACATCACCGACAAGGGCCAACTGTTCACTCGTCAGTGTGCAGAGAACCCAAAAACCAACCCGTGCCTGTTCGAATACGTTTACTTCGCCCGTCCAGACTCCTTTATGGACAAGATCTCGGTCTACAGCGCCCGCGTGCGCATGGGGCAGAAGCTGGGTGAGAAAATTGCCCGCGAATGGGAAGATTTGGACATCGACGTGGTGATCCCGATCCCGGAAACCTCCTGTGATATCGCGTTGGAAATCGCCCGTATCCTGGACAAGCCGTATCGTCAGGGCTTTGTGAAGAACCGCTACGTCGGCCGTACCTTCATCATGCCTGGCCAGCAGGCGCGTCGCCAATCGGTACGCCGCAAGCTGAATGCCAACCGCGCCGAATTCCGCGACAAGAACGTGCTGCTGGTGGACGACTCCATCGTGCGCGGTACCACGTCTGAACAGATCGTGGAAATGGCGCGCGACGCCGGGGCGAAGCGTGTTTATCTGGCTTCCGCAGCGCCGGAGATTCGTTTCCCCAACGTGTACGGCATCGACATGCCAAGCGCCAACGAACTGATTGCCCACGGCCGTGAAGTGGATGAAATCCGCCAGATCATCGGCGCCGACGGTTTGATCTTCCAGAATCTGGACGATCTGATTGAAGCGGTGCGTGAAGAGAACCCGGACATCAGCCAGTTCGAATGCTCGGTATTCAACGGTATCTACGTCACCAAAGACGTCGACCAGAGCTACCTCGAGTATCTGGAATCGCTGCGCAATGACGACGCCAAAGAAATGCGTAGCCAGACCGAAGCGGAAAATCTGGAAATGCACAACGAAGGTTAA
- the cvpA gene encoding colicin V production protein, with translation MVWIDYVIIAVIGFSALVSLIRGFVREALSLVTWGCAFFVASHFYSYLAVYFTRFEDELVRNGIAIAILFIATLIVGAIVNYVISSLVEKTGLSGTDRVLGVCFGALRGVLIVSAILFFLDTFTGFSQSADWKQSQLIPQFSYIIRWFFDYLQSTSSFLPTHLPGR, from the coding sequence ATGGTCTGGATTGATTACGTCATTATAGCGGTGATTGGATTTTCGGCTCTGGTTAGCCTGATCCGAGGGTTTGTTCGCGAAGCATTGTCACTTGTGACATGGGGATGTGCGTTTTTTGTTGCCAGCCATTTCTACTCTTACCTTGCGGTCTACTTCACTCGTTTTGAAGATGAACTGGTGCGAAACGGCATCGCGATTGCCATCTTGTTTATCGCGACCCTGATCGTAGGAGCTATTGTTAACTATGTGATTAGCTCACTGGTAGAGAAAACCGGGTTATCAGGCACCGACCGGGTGCTGGGCGTCTGTTTCGGCGCACTGCGCGGCGTGTTAATCGTTTCGGCGATACTGTTTTTCCTGGATACCTTTACCGGCTTTTCACAAAGCGCAGACTGGAAACAGTCGCAGCTTATTCCCCAGTTCAGTTACATCATCAGGTGGTTCTTTGACTACCTGCAGAGCACGTCGAGTTTCTTACCGACCCATTTACCGGGGCGGTAG
- the dedD gene encoding cell division protein DedD produces the protein MASKFQNRLVGTVILVALGVIILPGLLDGKKKHYEDEFAAIPLVPKAGDVEENDVVPPVSQTLPAQPPEGAGAMVEQQAANEAATQQAIRQPAQQPTQVTPPPVETRPVQQPKPKPVETKPVEVKPKPVQQPKPVEVKPVVKPEPKPEPKPEPTPTPTPKPEPAPVQKPAEEKAPAGQAYVVQLGALKNAAKVNEVVASLRLSGYRAFTVPSTPVQGQITRIYVGPDASKQKLQSSLPALNSISGLSGQVKPYGVR, from the coding sequence GTGGCAAGTAAATTTCAAAACCGATTGGTCGGTACCGTCATTTTGGTTGCGCTGGGGGTGATTATCCTGCCAGGGCTGCTGGACGGTAAAAAGAAACATTATGAGGACGAGTTCGCCGCCATCCCTTTGGTGCCGAAGGCCGGTGATGTGGAAGAAAACGACGTGGTGCCGCCGGTAAGCCAGACGCTGCCGGCCCAACCGCCGGAAGGCGCGGGCGCGATGGTGGAGCAGCAGGCCGCCAATGAAGCGGCGACGCAACAGGCCATCCGCCAGCCGGCTCAGCAGCCGACCCAGGTTACGCCGCCGCCGGTTGAAACCCGACCGGTACAGCAGCCGAAACCGAAACCGGTTGAGACCAAGCCAGTGGAAGTGAAACCAAAACCGGTGCAGCAGCCGAAACCGGTGGAAGTGAAGCCGGTGGTGAAACCTGAACCTAAGCCAGAGCCGAAACCGGAGCCTACGCCGACACCGACACCGAAGCCTGAACCTGCACCCGTGCAGAAACCGGCGGAAGAGAAAGCGCCGGCAGGGCAGGCATATGTGGTGCAGCTCGGGGCGCTGAAGAACGCCGCCAAGGTTAATGAGGTGGTGGCGTCGCTGAGGTTGTCCGGCTATCGTGCCTTTACCGTGCCGTCAACGCCGGTACAGGGGCAGATCACCCGGATTTATGTCGGGCCAGACGCCTCGAAACAGAAACTGCAGTCTTCGCTGCCCGCGCTGAATTCTATCAGCGGCTTGAGCGGTCAGGTGAAGCCGTACGGCGTACGTTAA